One Etheostoma cragini isolate CJK2018 chromosome 19, CSU_Ecrag_1.0, whole genome shotgun sequence DNA segment encodes these proteins:
- the slc3a2a gene encoding solute carrier family 3 member 2a isoform X1, giving the protein MNKDTEIDMKEVELNVLDPEKEPMTGDGQTAGGEKNGSVKLKVPEDEVTFTGLSKEELMKVAGTPGWVRTRWVLLVLFWLGWVGMLAGAIVIIVQAPRCKPIPEMNWWNEGSLYQISDLDAYSGGLEGVEAKLDEINKLKVKGLVLGPLHSVQADHPSTLNLKEINPTQGNEKALVAVIEKAHKKGISVVLDLTPNYLGAAPWFSSGDVGDVFEKVKVAAEYWLNLDVDGIKLSGLTAVTNSDWSMLQAAVRGNHTDKKLLMGVVEGISAPEVSQLINTTGVDLVLSDLLSSSSGGGERIKAMDTLHSQQRNVAWGLGAAQKGQLATLATTPGLIRLSQLLLFTMPGTPVFTYGDEIGLQARGSESPKMVWDIEKEPAEGAGINETAEAERKEHVAVRKWFKSLSDLRVKERSLLHGDYYPLFSSASSLSFLRLWDQSDRYITAVNWGAAAETLSLNLAPTEGVKLPEKATVRLSTDTELLEVDSTVSLDKITLGPGQAVLLQFPYTG; this is encoded by the exons ATGAATAAGGACACGGAGATCGACATGAAGGAAGTGGAGCTCAATGTGCTGGACCCTGAGAAGGAGCCCATGACGGGCGATGGCCAGACTGCAGGCGGAGAGAAAAACGGCAGCGTCAAGCTGAAGGTTCCGGAGGACGAGGTGACATTCACCGGGCTGTCCAAAGAGGAGCTGATGAAGGTTGCTGGCACTCCTGG ATGGGTGCGAACCCGTTGGGTGCTTCTTGTCCTGTTTTGGCTGGGCTGGGTAGGCATGCTGGCTGGAGCCATAGTGATCATAGTCCAGGCCCCTCGCTGCAAACCCATCCCTGAGATGAACTGGTGGAACGAAGGATCTCTGTACCAAATCTCTGATCTGGATGCTTACTCTGGGGGACTGGAAG GTGTTGAGGCAAAGTTGGACGAAATCAACAAGTTAAAGGTGAAAGGCCTGGTTCTCGGCCCGCTTCACTCCGTCCAGGCCGACCACCCGAGCACCCTGAATCTTAAAGAGATCAACCCGACCCAGGGAAATGAGAAAGCCTTGGTTGCTGTGATAGAGAAAGCCCACAAGAAGG GCATTTCTGTAGTGCTTGACCTGACTCCAAACTACCTGGGAGCCGCTCCCTGGTTCAGCTCTGGGGATGTTGGCGATGTGTTTGAGAAAGTCAAG GTTGCAGCTGAGTACTGGCTGAATTTGGATGTCGATGGCATCAAGCTATCTGGCCTCACTGCAGTCACCaactctgattggtcaatgcTGCAGGCTGCCGTCCGTGGCAACCACACCGATAAAAA gtTGCTGATGGGTGTGGTTGAAGGTATTTCGGCTCCAGAGGTGTCTCAGCTCATCAACACCACAGGTGTAGATCTGGTCCTGTCGGACCttctcagcagcagcagtggag GTGGCGAGCGTATCAAGGCCATGGACACCCTTCACTCTCAGCAGAGAAATGTGGCCTGGGGTCTCGGTGCCGCCCAGAAGGGCCAGCTGGCGACGCTGGCAACAACTCCGGGCCTGATCCGCCTCTCCCAGCTGCTGCTGTTCACCATGCCTGGGACCCCAGTCTTTACCTACGGAGATGAGATCGGCCTTCAGGCACGC GGTTCAGAGTCTCCTAAGATGGTTTGGGACATAGAGAAGGAACCTGCTGAAGGAGCTGGTATCAATGAGACGGCCGAG GCCGAGCGGAAGGAGCACGTTGCTGTAAGGAAGTGGTTCAAATCCCTCAGCGACCTCCGAGTCAAAGAGCGCTCTCTCCTCCATGGCGACTACtaccctctcttctcctccgcCTCCTCGCTCTCTTTCCTCCGTCTGTGGGACCAGAGTGATAGATACATAACGGCCGTCAACTGGGGAGCAGCAGCTGAGACGCTCTCACTCAACCTGGCACCTACAG AAGGAGTCAAGTTGCCAGAGAAAGCCACGGTGAGGCTGTCGACCGACACCGAGCTGCTGGAGGTGGACTCCACCGTCAGCCTGGACAAAATCACCCTAGGACCCGGACAAGCCGTCCTGCTGCAGTTCCCCTACACAGGCTAA
- the slc3a2a gene encoding solute carrier family 3 member 2a isoform X2, with amino-acid sequence MNKDTEIDMKEVELNVLDPEKEPMTGDGQTAGGEKNGSVKLKVPEDEVTFTGLSKEELMKVAGTPGWVRTRWVLLVLFWLGWVGMLAGAIVIIVQAPRCKPIPEMNWWNEGSLYQISDLDAYSGGLEGVEAKLDEINKLKVKGLVLGPLHSVQADHPSTLNLKEINPTQGNEKALVAVIEKAHKKGISVVLDLTPNYLGAAPWFSSGDVGDVFEKVKVAAEYWLNLDVDGIKLSGLTAVTNSDWSMLQAAVRGNHTDKKLLMGVVEGISAPEVSQLINTTGVDLVLSDLLSSSSGGGERIKAMDTLHSQQRNVAWGLGAAQKGQLATLATTPGLIRLSQLLLFTMPGTPVFTYGDEIGLQAQGSESPKMVWDIEKEPAEGAGINETAEAERKEHVAVRKWFKSLSDLRVKERSLLHGDYYPLFSSASSLSFLRLWDQSDRYITAVNWGAAAETLSLNLAPTEGVKLPEKATVRLSTDTELLEVDSTVSLDKITLGPGQAVLLQFPYTG; translated from the exons ATGAATAAGGACACGGAGATCGACATGAAGGAAGTGGAGCTCAATGTGCTGGACCCTGAGAAGGAGCCCATGACGGGCGATGGCCAGACTGCAGGCGGAGAGAAAAACGGCAGCGTCAAGCTGAAGGTTCCGGAGGACGAGGTGACATTCACCGGGCTGTCCAAAGAGGAGCTGATGAAGGTTGCTGGCACTCCTGG ATGGGTGCGAACCCGTTGGGTGCTTCTTGTCCTGTTTTGGCTGGGCTGGGTAGGCATGCTGGCTGGAGCCATAGTGATCATAGTCCAGGCCCCTCGCTGCAAACCCATCCCTGAGATGAACTGGTGGAACGAAGGATCTCTGTACCAAATCTCTGATCTGGATGCTTACTCTGGGGGACTGGAAG GTGTTGAGGCAAAGTTGGACGAAATCAACAAGTTAAAGGTGAAAGGCCTGGTTCTCGGCCCGCTTCACTCCGTCCAGGCCGACCACCCGAGCACCCTGAATCTTAAAGAGATCAACCCGACCCAGGGAAATGAGAAAGCCTTGGTTGCTGTGATAGAGAAAGCCCACAAGAAGG GCATTTCTGTAGTGCTTGACCTGACTCCAAACTACCTGGGAGCCGCTCCCTGGTTCAGCTCTGGGGATGTTGGCGATGTGTTTGAGAAAGTCAAG GTTGCAGCTGAGTACTGGCTGAATTTGGATGTCGATGGCATCAAGCTATCTGGCCTCACTGCAGTCACCaactctgattggtcaatgcTGCAGGCTGCCGTCCGTGGCAACCACACCGATAAAAA gtTGCTGATGGGTGTGGTTGAAGGTATTTCGGCTCCAGAGGTGTCTCAGCTCATCAACACCACAGGTGTAGATCTGGTCCTGTCGGACCttctcagcagcagcagtggag GTGGCGAGCGTATCAAGGCCATGGACACCCTTCACTCTCAGCAGAGAAATGTGGCCTGGGGTCTCGGTGCCGCCCAGAAGGGCCAGCTGGCGACGCTGGCAACAACTCCGGGCCTGATCCGCCTCTCCCAGCTGCTGCTGTTCACCATGCCTGGGACCCCAGTCTTTACCTACGGAGATGAGATCGGCCTTCAGGCA CAGGGTTCAGAGTCTCCTAAGATGGTTTGGGACATAGAGAAGGAACCTGCTGAAGGAGCTGGTATCAATGAGACGGCCGAG GCCGAGCGGAAGGAGCACGTTGCTGTAAGGAAGTGGTTCAAATCCCTCAGCGACCTCCGAGTCAAAGAGCGCTCTCTCCTCCATGGCGACTACtaccctctcttctcctccgcCTCCTCGCTCTCTTTCCTCCGTCTGTGGGACCAGAGTGATAGATACATAACGGCCGTCAACTGGGGAGCAGCAGCTGAGACGCTCTCACTCAACCTGGCACCTACAG AAGGAGTCAAGTTGCCAGAGAAAGCCACGGTGAGGCTGTCGACCGACACCGAGCTGCTGGAGGTGGACTCCACCGTCAGCCTGGACAAAATCACCCTAGGACCCGGACAAGCCGTCCTGCTGCAGTTCCCCTACACAGGCTAA
- the snx15 gene encoding sorting nexin-15, whose translation MSRKPKDEYYRFFTVTEPRTHEKGHTEYKVSARFVSKRHPEDVKEVVVWRRFSELKKLHGELAYTHRNLFRRQEEFPSFPRAQVFGRFDEAVIEERRNAAEVMLLFTTSIPALYNSPQLKDFFRGGEVTRPLDTTPLSTAGLLPPPLIPLPKRRASDCEPAEEEEGREAPTLPQDLGINLGLDEGEPEEAAEAYREMGGSPREGQEQEELSDIELDDRALSPDPCPARNHQSQESQEEFDLLFDSVAEEQVPSSKEEGPPPLTDNDLAVFDPCYKQDKSNSFSDHSELFSLPPASLTGGDVGYLNQAATELTAAMKREKEGEFSSAIRGYRTAVDILITGVQGDPDPIRRESVMRRTAQYLKHTEMLVDRHSSPTHTHTQTHTHSQDP comes from the exons ATGTCACGGAAACCCAAAGATGAATACTACCGTTTTTTTACCGTTACAGAGCCACGCACACACGAGAAGGGACACACCGAATACAAAGTGTCGGCAAGG TTTGTGTCCAAGCGTCATCCGGAAGATGTGAAAGAGGTGGTTGTGTGGAGGAGGTTCTCAGAGCTGAAGAAGCTCCATGGGGAGTTGGCCTACACTCACAGGAACCTGTTCAGAAGACAGGAAGAGTTTCCATCTTTTCCCCGCGCACAAGTCTTTG GAAGGTTTGATGAGGCTGTGAttgaagagaggaggaatgcTGCAGAGGTCATGCTTCTATTTACTACCAGCATACCTGCACTCTACAATAGCCCGCAGCTAAAGGACTTTTTCAGA ggtgGTGAGGTGACAAGGCCTCTGGATACCACCCCTCTGTCTACTGCTGGGCTCCTGCCCCCACCTCTCATCCCCCTTCCTAAGCGCAGGGCGTCAGACTGTGAaccagcagaggaggaggagggaagggaggCTCCCACCTTACCCCAAGACCTGGGCATCAACCTGGGCTTAGACGAGGGAGAACCGGAGGAGGCGGCTGAGGCTTACCGCGAGATGGGAGGCTCTCCGAGAGAAGGACAAGAACAAGAGGAGCTTAGCGATATAGAGCTCGATGACCGAG CTTTGTCTCCTGACCCTTGCCCAGCCAGAAACCACCAATCACAAGAGTCCCAGGAAGAATTTGATTTACTGTTTGACTCTGTGGCAGAAGAGCAAGTTCCATCCTCCAAAGAGGAAGGTCCACCTCCTCTGACTGATAATGACTTGGCTGTCTTTGATCCCTGCTATAAACAAg ATAAATCTAATTCTTTCAGTGACCACTCAGAATTGTTCTCACTGCCACCAGCCAGTCTGACAGGAGGGGACGTGGGTTACTTAAACCAAGCTGCCACTGAGCTAACAGCTGCAATGAAGAGGGAGAAGGAAGGAGAATTTAGTTCTGCCATCCGTGGATACAGGACGGCGGTGGATATCCTGATCACTGGAGTACAGG GAGACCCAGATCCAATTCGCAGGGAGTCTGTGATGAGAAGGACAGCCCAATATCTGAAGCACACTGAGATGTTGGTTGACAGGCACtcctcacccacacacactcacacacagacacacacacattcccaggACCCTTAG
- the LOC117962235 gene encoding uncharacterized protein LOC117962235, giving the protein MDSPRDLFDDPAPQMHPFAPPPSSTDVLGDHPQPSGGRPAPAFRPPGFPLIHHLLQPGGAPRRIGGQLNTTLSPHLEDRNLEDRGERKGQMERGMEGGEEGMMKEEDSLLGVKKRHSDAALVAEWSQDVLKVKRMKLESRPREEEAEEGGRRREGEREGKRKEREVLKEQLEEARERLQALQEKVCRAFGEKHMAEEDEKTRKCRNRGGDGGEGDAGMMEEEEDIREGMYDEEDGGEMEKETFSLLSVSPFDNFHRQREEKQKDRGERGSGGGLHLESVIEGAGLWLDCGDWHGGIEDEGEEGGKKFAQALKLELGSAVARVIDRVLRLYTDMTHVTSSSPPAAIAFLPADAGNDEGREEGAWVGLLTRGRGEEKVRGTVENMGRQDEEREKHLQKRSNGGALPPRTEASHLAMPLAVQRSPDIRKAHPFLGPPLSTHLNPSHPNLSLHPP; this is encoded by the coding sequence ATGGATTCCCCCCGAGATCTTTTCGATGACCCTGCCCCCCAGATGCACCCATTTGCCCCCCCTCCCAGCTCTACGGACGTCCTTGGAGATCATCCTCAGCCCAGTGGAGGTCGCCCTGCTCCTGCCTTTCGACCCCCTGGCTTCCCCCTcatccaccacctcctccagcCAGGTGGAGCCCCCAGGAGGATTGGAGGGCAACTCAACACAACCCTGAGCCCACACCTGGAAGACAGAAATCTGGAggacaggggagagagaaaaggacaaaTGGAGCGAGGGatggaaggaggagaggaaggaatgATGAAAGAAGAGGACAGCTTGTTGGGGGTTAAGAAGAGGCACAGCGATGCCGCCCTCGTGGCCGAGTGGAGTCAAGACGTCTTGAAAGTGAAGAGGATGAAGCTGGAGAGCCGACcaagagaagaagaggcagaggagggaggcaggaggcgcgagggagagagggaggggaagagaaaagagagggaggtgCTGAAAGAACAGCTGGAGGAGGCAAGAGAGAGACTGCAGGCCCTGCAGGAGAAAGTATGCAGGGCTTTTGGGGAAAAGCACATGGCAGAGGAGGATGAGAAGACAAGGAAGTGTAGAaacagaggaggagatggaggagaaggagatgcTGGgatgatggaggaggaggaggacataAGAGAAGGGATGTACGATGAAGAGGATGGTGGAGAGATGGAAAAGGAAACTTTCTCCCTTCTTTCTGTTTCACCTTTTGACAACttccacagacagagagaagagaagcaaaaagacagaggagagagaggaagtggaggagggtTGCACTTGGAGAGTGTGATAGAGGGAGCCGGGTTGTGGTTGGATTGTGGAGATTGGCATGGAGGGATAGAAGACGAGGGCGAGGAGGGGGGGAAGAAGTTTGCCCAGGCCCTGAAGCTGGAGTTGGGCAGCGCCGTGGCTCGGGTCATCGACCGAGTTCTCCGCCTGTACACTGACATGACCCATGTCAcgtcttcctctcctcctgccGCCATCGCTTTCCTCCCAGCCGACGCAGGAAACgatgaagggagggaggagggggcgtGGGTGGGTCTGTTAACGAGAGGCAGAGGGGAGGAAAAGGTCAGAGGTACAGTGGAAAACATGGGAAGGCAGGAcgaagaaagagagaagcatCTCCAAAAGAGGAGCAACGGGGGCGCCCTGCCTCCTCGCACTGAAGCTTCCCATCTGGCCATGCCATTGGCGGTTCAAAGGTCACCTGACATACGAAAGGCCCACCCATTCCTTGGCCCACCCCTCTCCACTCACCTAAATCCCTCCCATCCGaacctctccctccatccccct
- the prox3 gene encoding prospero homeobox 3, with protein MFFYARYPSSNTLKTYFPDVKFNRCVTSQMIKWFSNFREFFYIQMERFARQAVREALTRDGAPRLARESQMRVGRDTELYRILNMHYNKSNIYQVPERFIEVSEVALREFYSAIWTGRDSDPCWKKGIYKIICKLDSPVPDTFRLPGCPVG; from the exons ATGTTCTTCTACGCACGCTATCCCAGCTCCAACACGCTCAAGACGTACTTTCCTGATGTCAAG TTTAACCGCTGTGTGACCTCCCAGATGATTAAATGGTTCAGTAACTTCAGAGAGTTCTTCTACATCCAGATGGAGCGCTTTGCACGCCAGGCTGTCCGCGAGGCTCTCACACG GGATGGAGCGCCTCGTCTGGCCAGAGAGAGTCAGATGCGAGTGGGGCGCGATACAGAGCTTTACCGCATACTGAACATGCACTACAACAAAAGTAACATCTATCAG GTCCCAGAGCGGTTCATTGAGGTATCCGAGGTGGCTCTGAGGGAGTTTTACTCAGCCATTTGGACTGGGAGAGACAGTGACCCCTGCTGGAAGAAAGGGATCTATAAAATCATCTGTAAGCTCGACAGTCCCGTACCAGATACCTTCAGACTGCCTGGTTGTCCTGTTGGCTGA